The following proteins are encoded in a genomic region of Catellatospora sp. TT07R-123:
- a CDS encoding NAD(P)-dependent oxidoreductase — protein MNGAIPSPGFRHIAVLPGLDLRADTYGALRALSAAPLAEPGTWPGARLPESVDAVIGGWHHDLGATELAALPALRYIGLRSTSSRRVDHAAARARGITVTTIDRYADNATAEFVLAAMLTHLQRDTGAGLAGELRGRTLGLIGLGHVGRRVATAASGLGMTVRYHHSRGPVADPGPCAYACADELLGGSDVVSIHTPAGRAVVDGAGLRTAAAADTLLVVTTIGVPFPFAEFAAVWPTGRAHAVFDLVAAAGRRPELEALPRCRVIARYAGRTREAVAAGDRQLLDAVRGHLRTAAVQPRSGDLRTEVLEHP, from the coding sequence ATGAACGGCGCCATCCCGAGCCCCGGGTTCCGGCACATCGCCGTGCTGCCGGGCCTGGACCTGCGGGCGGACACCTACGGCGCGCTGCGGGCGCTGTCCGCGGCGCCGCTGGCCGAACCGGGCACGTGGCCCGGAGCCCGCCTGCCCGAATCGGTCGACGCCGTCATCGGCGGCTGGCACCACGACCTGGGCGCGACCGAGCTGGCGGCGCTTCCGGCGCTGCGCTACATCGGGCTGCGCTCGACGTCGTCGCGCCGGGTCGACCACGCCGCGGCGCGGGCGCGGGGTATCACGGTCACCACCATCGACCGGTACGCCGACAACGCCACCGCCGAGTTCGTCCTCGCCGCGATGCTCACCCACCTCCAGCGCGACACCGGCGCAGGCCTGGCCGGGGAGCTGCGCGGCCGCACGCTCGGCCTGATCGGGCTCGGGCACGTCGGCCGCCGGGTCGCGACGGCGGCGTCCGGGCTGGGCATGACCGTCCGCTACCACCACAGCCGCGGCCCGGTGGCCGATCCGGGCCCCTGCGCCTACGCCTGCGCCGACGAACTGCTCGGCGGCAGCGACGTGGTGTCGATCCACACCCCCGCCGGCCGCGCGGTCGTGGACGGGGCCGGGCTGCGCACCGCCGCCGCCGCGGACACGCTGCTGGTGGTCACGACCATCGGCGTGCCGTTCCCGTTCGCAGAGTTCGCCGCGGTATGGCCCACCGGCCGCGCCCATGCCGTGTTCGACCTGGTGGCCGCCGCCGGCCGCCGGCCCGAGCTGGAGGCCCTGCCCCGCTGCCGTGTCATCGCCCGCTACGCCGGCCGGACCCGGGAGGCCGTCGCCGCCGGCGACCGCCAGCTGCTCGACGCAGTACGCGGACACCTCCGCACCGCCGCCGTGCAGCCCCGCTCCGGCGACCTGCGGACAGAGGTTCTGGAGCACCCATGA
- a CDS encoding DinB family protein, with product MKHGDTDPCPECGFDWAIAFDDAVAVVAATADHCRTAFAAASPADPVAGVWSPAQYLWHMVDVLRYGTERMWTLTLDPDAGVIAWSADLVIDEVRARSPFSVPVGLRALASAAAQWCDAALAAPADTRTAHPSWGMVDRLRLARISAHEIRHHELDIRRGLRRPPAEVALHHVAVQTGDLANSVAWYTAYFGATLAWSLDRFSPLTHERLPGITALSELVVGDLRFHLFERASTRNEPPAGTAAQFQHVCLRTASSAALVERRDHWLALYDSRQFTFARDEPATAVVVDDDGVESFYALDPNGLEFEFAYIPGTGR from the coding sequence ATGAAACACGGTGACACCGACCCCTGCCCGGAGTGCGGCTTCGACTGGGCCATCGCGTTCGACGACGCCGTCGCCGTCGTGGCCGCGACCGCCGACCACTGCCGGACCGCCTTCGCCGCGGCGTCGCCGGCCGACCCCGTTGCCGGGGTGTGGTCCCCGGCCCAGTACCTGTGGCACATGGTGGACGTCCTGCGCTACGGCACCGAACGCATGTGGACCCTGACGCTCGACCCGGACGCCGGGGTCATCGCCTGGTCGGCCGATCTCGTCATCGACGAGGTGCGCGCGCGGTCGCCGTTCTCCGTCCCGGTGGGCCTGCGAGCGCTGGCCTCGGCCGCGGCGCAGTGGTGCGACGCGGCCCTCGCCGCACCCGCCGACACGCGGACGGCGCACCCGTCCTGGGGCATGGTCGACCGGCTGCGGCTGGCCCGCATCAGCGCCCACGAGATCAGGCACCACGAGCTGGACATCAGACGCGGCCTGCGCCGCCCGCCGGCCGAGGTCGCCCTGCACCACGTGGCCGTGCAGACCGGTGACCTGGCCAACTCGGTCGCCTGGTACACCGCCTACTTCGGCGCGACGCTGGCCTGGTCGCTGGACCGGTTCTCGCCCCTGACCCACGAGCGCCTGCCCGGTATCACCGCCCTGTCCGAGCTGGTCGTCGGCGACCTGCGGTTCCACCTGTTCGAACGCGCCTCGACGAGGAACGAGCCGCCGGCCGGCACCGCCGCGCAGTTCCAGCACGTGTGCCTGCGTACGGCCAGCTCGGCCGCGCTGGTCGAGCGGCGCGACCACTGGCTCGCGCTGTACGACTCCCGGCAGTTCACCTTCGCCCGCGACGAACCGGCCACGGCCGTCGTCGTCGACGACGACGGTGTGGAGAGCTTCTACGCCCTGGACCCCAACGGCCTGGAGTTCGAATTCGCCTACATCCCGGGCACCGGTCGATGA
- a CDS encoding potassium channel family protein: MNATEGAAAEAAPRRGQPRDAAAAATLAKYDRRARIPIILSAVLPLIIVPAQGNWVAVLVGVVSWLVFAVDLVVHQRLIVNYLRTHLGRFDLAIVVLTAPWFLIGGAHGGSFVVVLRLARLSRLLIATKGVRRLFARLGRVSIVALAVLFVGAAMAYYAEHPVNPEFATFGDAVWWATVTLTTVGYGDIVPVTRAGRVDAAAIMFMGVALLGLLAGSLASFFGLQNQNGDTRQQDGDTRQQASDQAVLAELARLREQVAELSGLRDQLTALTRHLAAPDQPAPDQPAPGPGDE; encoded by the coding sequence GTGAACGCGACGGAGGGGGCGGCAGCCGAGGCGGCCCCGCGCCGTGGACAGCCGCGGGACGCCGCGGCTGCGGCGACGCTGGCGAAGTACGACCGCCGGGCCCGGATCCCGATCATCCTGTCTGCGGTCCTGCCGCTGATCATCGTCCCCGCGCAGGGCAACTGGGTCGCGGTGCTGGTCGGCGTCGTCTCGTGGCTCGTGTTCGCCGTCGACCTGGTCGTGCACCAGCGGCTGATCGTGAACTACCTGCGAACCCACCTGGGCAGGTTCGACCTCGCGATCGTGGTCCTCACCGCACCGTGGTTCCTGATCGGCGGCGCCCACGGCGGCAGCTTCGTGGTGGTCCTCCGGCTGGCCAGGCTCAGCCGCCTGCTGATCGCCACCAAGGGGGTCCGGCGCCTGTTCGCCCGCCTCGGGCGGGTCTCCATCGTCGCCCTGGCGGTCCTCTTCGTCGGCGCCGCGATGGCGTACTACGCCGAGCACCCGGTGAACCCGGAGTTCGCCACCTTCGGCGACGCGGTCTGGTGGGCGACGGTCACCCTCACCACCGTCGGGTACGGCGACATCGTCCCCGTCACCCGCGCCGGACGCGTCGACGCGGCGGCCATCATGTTCATGGGCGTCGCGCTGCTCGGCCTGCTCGCCGGTTCGCTGGCCAGCTTCTTCGGCCTGCAGAACCAGAACGGCGACACGCGGCAGCAGGACGGCGACACGCGGCAGCAGGCCTCGGACCAGGCGGTGCTCGCCGAACTCGCCCGCCTGCGGGAGCAGGTGGCCGAGCTGTCCGGCCTGCGCGACCAGCTGACCGCGCTCACCCGTCACCTCGCCGCGCCGGACCAGCCCGCGCCGGACCAGCCCGCGCCGGGGCCCGGCGACGAATGA
- a CDS encoding NPCBM/NEW2 domain-containing protein, with protein MRRLALLLAVALAAAIPLAAPPAQASTPVVQATAPPMGWNSWNRFGCNIDENLIRATADAIAAKGLDTAGYRYVNIDDCWMAPTRDAQGRLQADPNRFPSGIAALAAYVHNKGLKLGIYSSAGTATCQGLPASLDHEAVDAQSWASWGVDLLKYDNCNNQGRPAIERYRAMGDALKATGRPILYSLCNWGLDSPWVFGPNVGGTMWRTTGDISDSWGSMTGILDQQHGLEPFARKGGFNDPDMLEVGNGGMTTTEYTAHFSLWALLNAPLLLGNDLRSVNDTNLAIVKNADVVAVDQDWGGSQGRRVRDDGDTEVWAKPMSDGSAAVVLFNRGAATATVTTSAAEVGLGGSSGYSLKNLWTGATSTSTGTVSGSVASHGVVMYRVTRSGTTLAAPAAGTYQVGDMSWLASTNGWGPAERNRSNKEQAAGDGTTLTVNGTTYAKGVGVHANSSVHLWLGRACPLFTAQVGIDDEVADAKAGVRFQVYGDGKLLAYTDVKTASQGPTTLTVPTAGYATLELFAGDGHGGIDYDHGDWGAATVTCTSAGTGTYASDLAWSSSSNGWGAAERDQSNGETATGDGVVQVVGAVSHVKGIGAHAGSDVALPVGGCQRFTAVVGIDGEATSAAASAVFSVVADGVTLWTSPVLRAGAAAAVDVGVAGRSTLHLVLTDAGDGNAYDHGDWAGARLSC; from the coding sequence GTGCGCAGACTCGCCCTCCTCCTCGCCGTCGCGCTGGCCGCGGCGATCCCGCTGGCGGCCCCGCCCGCCCAGGCGTCCACCCCCGTGGTCCAGGCGACGGCCCCGCCGATGGGCTGGAACAGCTGGAACCGGTTCGGCTGCAACATCGACGAGAACCTGATCCGGGCGACCGCGGACGCGATCGCCGCCAAGGGCCTCGACACCGCCGGCTACCGGTACGTCAACATCGACGACTGCTGGATGGCGCCCACCCGCGACGCCCAGGGCAGGCTCCAGGCCGACCCGAACCGCTTCCCCTCCGGCATCGCCGCCCTGGCCGCGTACGTGCACAACAAGGGCCTGAAGCTCGGCATCTACTCCTCGGCCGGCACCGCGACCTGCCAGGGCCTGCCGGCCAGTCTCGACCACGAGGCCGTCGACGCCCAGTCGTGGGCGTCCTGGGGCGTCGACCTGCTCAAGTACGACAACTGCAACAACCAGGGCCGGCCCGCGATCGAGCGGTACCGGGCCATGGGCGACGCGCTCAAGGCGACCGGGCGCCCGATCCTCTACAGCCTGTGCAACTGGGGCCTGGACAGCCCCTGGGTCTTCGGGCCGAACGTCGGCGGGACCATGTGGCGCACCACCGGCGACATCAGCGACTCCTGGGGCAGCATGACCGGCATCCTCGACCAGCAGCACGGGCTGGAGCCCTTCGCGCGCAAGGGCGGGTTCAACGACCCGGACATGCTGGAAGTCGGCAACGGCGGGATGACCACCACCGAGTACACGGCGCACTTCAGCCTGTGGGCGCTGCTCAACGCGCCCCTGCTGCTGGGCAACGACCTGCGCTCGGTCAACGACACCAACCTCGCCATCGTGAAGAACGCCGACGTCGTCGCGGTCGACCAGGACTGGGGCGGATCGCAGGGCAGGCGCGTACGCGACGACGGCGACACCGAGGTGTGGGCCAAGCCCATGTCGGACGGCTCGGCCGCCGTGGTCCTGTTCAACCGCGGCGCCGCCACCGCCACCGTCACCACCAGCGCCGCCGAGGTCGGGCTGGGCGGATCGTCGGGCTACAGCCTGAAGAACCTGTGGACCGGCGCCACCTCCACCAGCACCGGCACCGTCTCGGGCAGCGTCGCCTCCCACGGCGTGGTGATGTACCGGGTCACCCGGTCCGGCACCACGCTGGCCGCCCCCGCCGCCGGGACGTACCAGGTCGGCGACATGAGCTGGCTCGCCTCGACCAACGGCTGGGGTCCCGCCGAGCGCAACCGGTCGAACAAGGAGCAGGCGGCCGGGGACGGCACCACGCTGACGGTCAACGGCACCACCTACGCCAAGGGCGTCGGCGTGCACGCCAACAGCTCGGTGCACCTGTGGCTCGGCCGGGCCTGCCCGCTGTTCACCGCGCAGGTCGGCATCGACGACGAGGTCGCCGACGCGAAGGCCGGCGTCCGCTTCCAGGTGTACGGCGACGGAAAGCTGCTGGCCTACACCGACGTCAAGACCGCCAGCCAGGGCCCGACCACGCTCACCGTGCCGACCGCCGGATACGCCACCCTGGAACTGTTCGCGGGCGACGGCCACGGCGGGATCGACTACGACCACGGCGACTGGGGTGCCGCCACGGTGACCTGCACCTCCGCCGGCACCGGCACGTACGCCAGCGATCTGGCCTGGTCCTCGTCGAGCAACGGCTGGGGCGCCGCCGAACGCGACCAGTCCAACGGTGAGACCGCCACCGGTGACGGCGTCGTGCAGGTCGTGGGCGCGGTCAGCCACGTCAAGGGCATCGGCGCGCACGCCGGAAGCGACGTGGCCCTGCCGGTCGGCGGATGCCAGCGCTTCACGGCGGTGGTCGGCATCGACGGCGAGGCGACCTCTGCCGCGGCCAGTGCGGTGTTCTCCGTCGTCGCCGACGGGGTCACGCTGTGGACCAGCCCGGTGCTGCGCGCGGGGGCGGCGGCCGCCGTGGATGTCGGCGTGGCCGGGCGGTCGACTCTCCACCTGGTCCTCACCGACGCCGGTGACGGCAACGCCTACGACCACGGCGACTGGGCCGGAGCCCGGCTGAGCTGCTGA
- a CDS encoding cytochrome P450, whose protein sequence is MIPAADSAFARRSGSPATLGSTLAELGRQQPVVFDELMNAPLVLRHHDVAAALRDTATFSTRFYGMGPMSQALIALDGVDHQRLRRVHNRFFSAAASTGYAAAVAPIAARTFGALAGRAEVELVEQAIARYPMEVFLALLGVPDELGDQGLAWVRTIMMWLGSPMDPTLAEPGLQAHVQLSDYTSQLVRRERHGDRDNLLGEIVRAFEAEGAYSPEAVTASVLGLLLGGFETTIQLMSATLSSLLLNPAALGRVRADRGLVDAAIDEAFRWANPTAGLYRLATRDTDVSGTAVPAGSMVYLCIAAAHFDEQAYPDAETFRLDRRGTHLGFGLGPHYCVGAPLARIEVTAALTALLDTCPGLRLDPGAQLSFHYGARGFVQHGTEALPVLV, encoded by the coding sequence ATGATTCCGGCCGCCGACAGCGCGTTCGCCCGACGATCCGGCTCGCCCGCCACCCTGGGCAGCACCCTCGCCGAGCTCGGCCGGCAGCAGCCGGTGGTGTTCGACGAGCTGATGAACGCCCCGCTGGTGCTGCGGCACCACGACGTGGCGGCGGCGCTGCGCGACACCGCCACGTTCAGCACCCGGTTCTACGGCATGGGCCCGATGAGTCAGGCGCTGATCGCGCTCGACGGCGTGGACCACCAGCGCCTGCGCCGGGTCCACAACCGCTTCTTCAGCGCCGCCGCGAGCACCGGCTACGCCGCCGCCGTGGCGCCGATCGCCGCCCGCACCTTCGGCGCCCTGGCGGGCCGGGCCGAGGTCGAGCTGGTCGAGCAGGCCATCGCCCGGTACCCGATGGAGGTCTTCCTCGCGCTGCTCGGCGTCCCGGACGAGCTGGGCGACCAGGGCCTGGCCTGGGTACGCACGATCATGATGTGGCTCGGCTCGCCGATGGACCCGACGCTGGCCGAGCCCGGCCTGCAGGCCCACGTGCAGCTCAGCGACTACACCTCGCAGCTGGTGCGGCGGGAGCGGCACGGCGACCGGGACAACCTGCTCGGCGAGATCGTCCGGGCGTTCGAGGCCGAGGGGGCGTACTCCCCCGAAGCCGTGACCGCCTCGGTGCTGGGCCTGCTGCTGGGCGGCTTCGAGACCACCATCCAGCTGATGTCGGCGACGCTGTCGTCGCTGCTGCTCAACCCCGCCGCACTGGGACGGGTGCGCGCCGACCGCGGCCTGGTCGACGCCGCGATCGACGAGGCCTTCCGGTGGGCCAACCCGACGGCCGGGCTGTACCGCCTGGCCACGCGCGACACCGACGTCTCCGGGACCGCCGTCCCGGCCGGAAGCATGGTCTACCTCTGCATCGCCGCCGCGCACTTCGACGAGCAGGCCTACCCGGACGCCGAGACCTTCCGGCTGGACCGGCGCGGCACCCACCTGGGCTTCGGGCTCGGCCCGCACTACTGCGTCGGCGCGCCGCTGGCCCGGATCGAGGTCACCGCGGCCCTCACCGCGCTGCTCGACACCTGCCCGGGGCTGCGCCTGGACCCCGGTGCGCAGCTCAGCTTCCACTACGGCGCGCGCGGCTTCGTCCAGCACGGCACGGAGGCACTGCCGGTCCTGGTGTGA
- a CDS encoding TIGR00730 family Rossman fold protein produces MTAPAPLNICVFLSAGDLDEQYTRVAREFGELIGAGGHTLVWGGSDVGMMKILADAVRGAGGRLVGVSVEFLRKSARPDADEMTFAKDLGERKALLLGAADAVVVMVGGMGTLDEATEVLELRKHGRYDKPVVLLNTAGFYDGLILQLRRMEAEGFLPVTLADLLHVADTAADALAHLEQTAAAQPIA; encoded by the coding sequence ATGACCGCACCCGCACCGCTGAACATCTGCGTCTTCCTGTCCGCCGGCGACCTCGACGAGCAGTACACCCGGGTGGCCCGCGAGTTCGGCGAGCTCATCGGCGCGGGTGGCCACACGCTGGTCTGGGGTGGCTCCGACGTCGGGATGATGAAGATCCTCGCCGACGCCGTACGGGGCGCGGGCGGGCGGCTGGTCGGGGTCTCCGTCGAGTTCCTGCGCAAGTCGGCCAGGCCGGATGCCGACGAGATGACGTTCGCCAAGGACCTCGGCGAGCGCAAGGCGCTGCTGCTGGGCGCCGCCGACGCCGTGGTGGTGATGGTCGGCGGCATGGGGACCCTCGACGAGGCGACCGAGGTCCTGGAGCTGCGCAAGCACGGGCGCTACGACAAGCCGGTGGTGCTGCTGAACACGGCCGGTTTCTACGACGGCCTGATCCTGCAGCTGCGGCGGATGGAGGCCGAGGGATTCCTGCCGGTGACGCTGGCCGACCTGCTCCACGTCGCCGACACGGCCGCCGACGCGCTCGCCCACCTGGAGCAGACCGCGGCGGCGCAGCCGATCGCCTAG
- the secA2 gene encoding accessory Sec system translocase SecA2, producing the protein MGLGVRLKQKLRTFMQRPGTTVSLGRFEAILPRIQELEDELTALTDAEFTERAVMLRDIVTGTEEGQPRVFTAQPLPIDEEDMAEICALGREAGRRALGERAFDVQLLGAMAMLQGNVVEMATGEGKTLAAVIAAYGFAVRGSRVQVLTVNDYLADRDADWMGPAYRLLGLTVGAVGEGTGHDERAAAYGCDVTYVSVSEAGFDFLRDQLVLRAEDAVMPGMYTVIVDEADSILIDEARVPLVVAGSLADGGSDATSAAALVAAMRPGRDFEVIDDGRNVQLTDTGAAVVERAWGGIQLYAPESLPKLTAVNLALHARTLVAVDVDYIVKDGRIALVDEFRGRVARRRRWPDGLQAAVEAKEGLAATDEGEILATITVQGLVALYPTVAGMTGTASTIGDELREFYRLEVAVIPPNTPNVRVDEQDRVYATIEEKEEALMAEVASAHEAGRPVLVGTLDVAESERIAAALQDHGIECVVLNAKNDAHEAAVIAEAGRLGAVTVSTQMAGRGTDIRLGGSDGQDRAAVAELGGLYVVGAGRHDSRRVDDQLRGRAGRQGDPGGSVFFVSREDELIVRHGDGIGGTTAGDGRVTGPEVHWAVGHAQRVAEGIGFEIHRNTWRYGVLIERQRQVLAQRRKALLTTGAAAELLRGGKKLFPADRDAVADAELWADADDELEMVTVAQRYTEVVDVVGEQALEEVARQIALYHLDRGWADHLGMLANVRDGVHLRALGRLDPLDEFHRVAVPEFEQLLADVDAATAQTFMAARIDSPDWTPEDAGLERPSATWTYMVHDNPFGSEIERLISRMAKALLGK; encoded by the coding sequence ATGGGTTTGGGTGTTCGGTTGAAGCAGAAGCTGCGCACGTTCATGCAGCGCCCCGGTACGACGGTCAGTCTGGGTCGTTTTGAGGCGATCCTGCCGAGGATTCAGGAGCTGGAGGACGAGCTCACTGCGCTGACCGACGCGGAGTTCACCGAGCGCGCGGTGATGCTGCGCGACATCGTCACCGGGACCGAGGAGGGGCAGCCGCGGGTCTTCACGGCGCAGCCGCTGCCCATCGACGAGGAGGACATGGCCGAGATCTGCGCGCTGGGCCGCGAGGCCGGGCGGCGCGCTCTCGGCGAGCGCGCGTTCGACGTGCAGCTGCTCGGGGCGATGGCGATGCTGCAGGGCAACGTCGTCGAGATGGCCACGGGTGAGGGCAAGACGCTGGCCGCGGTGATCGCCGCCTACGGCTTCGCCGTGCGCGGCTCCCGGGTGCAGGTGCTGACCGTCAACGACTACCTCGCCGACCGCGACGCGGACTGGATGGGCCCGGCGTACCGGCTGCTCGGGCTGACCGTGGGCGCCGTCGGCGAGGGCACCGGCCACGACGAGCGGGCGGCCGCGTACGGCTGCGACGTCACGTACGTGTCGGTGAGCGAGGCGGGGTTCGACTTCCTGCGCGACCAGCTGGTGCTCCGCGCCGAGGACGCGGTCATGCCCGGCATGTACACGGTGATCGTCGACGAGGCGGACTCGATCCTGATCGACGAGGCCCGGGTGCCGCTGGTGGTGGCGGGCAGCCTCGCCGACGGCGGCTCGGACGCGACCTCGGCCGCGGCGCTGGTGGCGGCGATGCGGCCGGGCCGCGACTTCGAGGTGATCGACGACGGCCGCAACGTGCAGCTGACCGACACCGGGGCGGCGGTGGTGGAGCGGGCCTGGGGCGGCATCCAGCTGTACGCGCCGGAGAGCCTGCCCAAGCTGACCGCCGTCAACCTGGCGCTGCACGCGCGGACGCTGGTGGCCGTGGACGTGGACTACATCGTCAAGGACGGGCGGATCGCGCTGGTCGACGAGTTCCGGGGCCGGGTCGCCCGCCGCCGGCGGTGGCCCGACGGGTTGCAGGCGGCGGTCGAGGCCAAGGAGGGCCTGGCGGCGACCGACGAGGGCGAGATCCTGGCCACGATCACCGTGCAGGGCCTGGTCGCGCTCTACCCGACGGTGGCGGGGATGACGGGCACGGCCTCGACCATCGGCGACGAGCTGCGCGAGTTCTACCGCCTGGAGGTCGCGGTCATCCCGCCGAACACGCCGAACGTGCGGGTCGACGAGCAGGACCGGGTGTACGCGACGATCGAGGAGAAGGAGGAGGCGCTGATGGCCGAGGTGGCCTCAGCGCACGAGGCCGGCCGGCCGGTGCTGGTCGGCACCCTGGACGTGGCCGAGTCGGAGCGGATCGCGGCGGCGCTGCAGGACCACGGCATCGAGTGCGTGGTGCTCAACGCCAAGAACGACGCGCACGAGGCCGCGGTCATCGCCGAGGCCGGGCGGCTGGGTGCGGTCACGGTGTCGACGCAGATGGCCGGTCGGGGCACCGACATCCGGCTGGGCGGCAGCGACGGGCAGGACCGGGCGGCGGTGGCGGAGCTGGGCGGCCTGTACGTCGTCGGGGCGGGCCGGCACGACAGCCGCCGGGTCGACGACCAGCTGCGGGGCCGGGCGGGCCGGCAGGGCGACCCGGGCGGCTCGGTGTTCTTCGTCAGCCGCGAGGATGAGCTGATCGTGCGGCACGGTGACGGGATCGGCGGGACGACCGCCGGGGACGGGCGGGTGACCGGCCCGGAGGTGCACTGGGCCGTGGGGCACGCGCAGCGGGTCGCCGAGGGCATCGGGTTCGAGATCCACCGCAACACGTGGCGCTACGGGGTGCTGATCGAGCGGCAGCGCCAGGTGCTGGCGCAGCGGCGTAAGGCGCTGCTGACCACCGGAGCCGCGGCGGAGCTGCTGCGCGGGGGCAAGAAGCTGTTCCCGGCCGATCGCGACGCGGTCGCCGACGCCGAGCTGTGGGCCGACGCCGACGACGAGCTGGAGATGGTCACGGTCGCGCAGCGCTACACCGAGGTCGTCGACGTGGTCGGCGAGCAGGCGCTCGAGGAGGTCGCGCGGCAGATCGCGCTGTACCACCTGGACCGCGGCTGGGCCGACCACCTGGGCATGCTGGCCAACGTGCGCGACGGGGTGCATCTGCGGGCGCTGGGGCGGCTGGACCCGCTGGACGAGTTCCACCGGGTCGCGGTGCCCGAGTTCGAGCAGCTGCTGGCCGACGTCGACGCCGCCACGGCGCAGACGTTCATGGCGGCGCGGATCGACAGCCCGGACTGGACGCCGGAGGACGCCGGGCTGGAGCGCCCGAGCGCCACGTGGACGTACATGGTCCACGACAACCCGTTCGGGTCGGAGATCGAGCGGCTGATCTCCCGGATGGCCAAGGCGCTGCTGGGCAAATGA